One Hordeum vulgare subsp. vulgare chromosome 4H, MorexV3_pseudomolecules_assembly, whole genome shotgun sequence DNA window includes the following coding sequences:
- the LOC123446540 gene encoding neutral/alkaline invertase 1, mitochondrial-like, producing MVSTDDGSKNLIRVVNNRLSALSFHIREYYWVDMKKINEIYRYKTEEYSHDAINKFNIYPEQIPSWLADWIPDKGGYLIGNLQPAHMDFRFFSLGNLWAIVSSLATQKQAEGILNLIETKWDDIVANMPLKICYPALEYEEWRIITGCDPKNT from the coding sequence ATGGTCAGTACAGATGATGGATCTAAGAACTTGATCCGTGTTGTCAACAACAGGCTCAGTGCACTATCCTTTCACATAAGAGAGTACTATTGGGTTGATATGAAGAAGATAAATGAAATTTATCGCTACAAGACCGAGGAGTATTCACATGATGCTATCAATAAGTTCAACATCTACCCAGAGCAAATCCCATCCTGGCTAGCAGACTGGATTCCTGACAAAGGTGGTTATCTTATAGGAAACCTACAACCAGCTCACATGGATTTCAGGTTTTTTTCTCTTGGAAATCTCTGGGCGATTGTTTCCTCTTTAGCAACTCAAAAGCAAGCAGAGGGTATCCTGAACCTCATTGAAACCAAATGGGATGATATAGTTGCAAATATGCCTCTCAAGATATGCTACCCTGCTCTGGAGTACGAGGAATGGCGTATTATCACTGGCTGCGACCCCAAAAACACGTAA